One Pleurocapsa sp. PCC 7327 DNA segment encodes these proteins:
- a CDS encoding acyl carrier protein, protein MEVQNPPVKEISAVEIQDWIVAYLADLLETEPEEIDVTIPFDRYGLDSSAAVGLTGDLENWLGTEVEPTLLYDYPTVEALVEHLNSQLKAKR, encoded by the coding sequence ATGGAAGTTCAAAATCCCCCAGTAAAAGAGATATCCGCCGTAGAAATTCAAGATTGGATCGTCGCTTATCTAGCGGACTTGCTAGAGACGGAACCAGAAGAAATCGATGTCACGATTCCTTTCGATCGCTATGGTTTAGATTCCTCGGCAGCAGTCGGTTTGACGGGCGACTTAGAAAATTGGCTGGGAACGGAAGTCGAGCCAACCCTACTATACGATTACCCAACTGTTGAAGCTTTGGTCGAGCATTTAAACTCCCAGTTGAAAGCCAAACGTTAG
- a CDS encoding acyl-CoA desaturase — MEVQNLESTKARQAMGTKGLSSRDRVRVTNDYFQKIYRRLSLITVLIPFIGTVFAIALLWYVPITAVEVGLLVGMYALTILGVEVGFHRLFSHRAFRTTTPVRVALAIFGSMAAQGGVMFWVAHHRCHHQYTDLPNDPHSPHLHGEGIRGRLRGLWHSHLGWVLKGEIPNSMLFAKDLLRDPAIAKVNQWQQYWVLLGLVIPAVIDGLISRTWMGVLLGFLWGGLVRVFLGQQVINATNSICHIYGGRPFNSDDRSTNNLWLAIPSFGQSLHNNHHAFPSSAIVGLKWWQIDLGNWVVWMLKATGLAWNVKMPSASQIEAKRAV, encoded by the coding sequence ATGGAAGTTCAAAACCTTGAATCTACGAAAGCTCGTCAAGCGATGGGAACCAAAGGTTTGTCAAGCCGAGATCGCGTCAGGGTAACAAACGATTATTTCCAAAAAATCTATCGGCGATTGAGCTTGATTACTGTCTTGATTCCCTTTATCGGGACGGTTTTCGCGATCGCACTGCTGTGGTACGTTCCCATTACAGCGGTAGAAGTAGGATTATTGGTCGGCATGTATGCACTGACCATCCTGGGAGTTGAGGTGGGTTTCCATCGACTCTTTTCGCACCGCGCTTTTAGGACGACGACTCCCGTCCGCGTTGCTCTCGCCATCTTCGGTTCGATGGCAGCACAGGGAGGAGTGATGTTTTGGGTAGCACACCATCGCTGTCACCACCAGTACACCGATCTCCCCAACGATCCCCATTCGCCCCACCTGCATGGGGAAGGCATTCGAGGACGACTGCGCGGGCTGTGGCACTCTCACTTAGGCTGGGTTCTCAAAGGCGAAATTCCCAACTCGATGCTGTTTGCCAAAGATCTGCTGCGCGATCCGGCGATCGCTAAAGTCAACCAGTGGCAGCAGTACTGGGTACTTCTCGGTCTTGTCATCCCTGCTGTCATAGATGGGCTGATCTCCCGAACCTGGATGGGAGTTTTACTAGGGTTTCTCTGGGGAGGACTCGTGCGCGTTTTCCTGGGACAGCAAGTTATCAACGCTACCAACTCCATCTGTCACATATATGGCGGTCGTCCCTTCAACTCCGACGATCGCAGCACCAACAACCTTTGGCTTGCGATTCCCTCCTTCGGACAGTCGTTGCACAACAACCATCACGCTTTTCCCAGTTCGGCGATTGTCGGGCTGAAGTGGTGGCAGATCGATCTGGGTAACTGGGTTGTTTGGATGCTGAAGGCGACAGGCTTAGCTTGGAACGTGAAAATGCCATCGGCGAGCCAAATAGAAGCCAAGAGAGCAGTTTAG
- a CDS encoding fatty acyl-AMP ligase codes for MSTCLDSSLELGCELSTFADLLAYRAQNQPNRTAYTFLHRGETEVGQLTYQELDRQARAIAARLQSVGAIGERALLLYQPGLEFVAAFMGCLYASVVAVPAYPPRRNQKLTRLQAILDNARAMIVLTTSTLLENIERRFAEDPQLATMQWLTTDNIPNELASDWQKPTISSNTIAFLQYTSGSTGTPKGVMVSHGNLLHNSVLIHKCFEHTPDSRGVIWLPPYHDMGLIGGVLQPLYGGFPVALMSPVDFLQQPLRWLQAISRYRGTTSGGPNFAYELACSKITPEQKASLDLSSWEVAFTGAEPVRAETIERFAATFEPCGFRKEAFYPCYGMAETTLIVSGGLKAATPVVQQVEGGALEQNRVIAARGEEGSRKLVGCGKSLVDGKIAIVDPKSLTLLPDNQVGEIWVASPSVAQGYWERPEETKATFNAYLADTGEGPFLRTGDLGFLQEGELFIAGRIKDAIIIRGQNHYPQDIELTVEKSHPALRPNCGAAFAVEVNGSERLVIVQEVKRSYLRKLNVKEVVESIRRAVTAEHNLQVYATVLVKTESIPKTSSGKIQRHACRAGFLAGTLNVVEDWSENPKSKVKFLQLQADVESILEKLQAVKRVSN; via the coding sequence ATGTCTACTTGTTTAGACTCCTCACTCGAATTAGGGTGCGAATTGTCTACTTTTGCCGATCTTTTGGCTTATAGAGCGCAAAATCAGCCCAATCGAACAGCATACACCTTTCTTCATCGCGGAGAAACCGAGGTGGGTCAGCTAACCTATCAGGAATTAGATCGACAGGCAAGGGCGATTGCCGCTCGCCTTCAGTCAGTGGGAGCCATAGGAGAGCGTGCTCTGCTACTCTATCAGCCCGGATTGGAGTTCGTTGCTGCCTTTATGGGCTGTTTGTATGCCTCTGTGGTTGCCGTGCCTGCCTATCCGCCCCGGCGCAATCAGAAGCTGACTAGGTTGCAAGCGATCTTAGACAACGCGAGGGCGATGATCGTTCTCACCACGTCAACCCTTCTAGAAAATATCGAGCGTCGGTTTGCCGAAGATCCGCAATTGGCAACCATGCAATGGTTGACTACCGATAATATCCCTAACGAGCTAGCATCGGACTGGCAAAAGCCGACAATAAGCAGCAACACGATAGCGTTCCTTCAGTATACCTCCGGTTCTACGGGAACGCCGAAGGGAGTAATGGTCAGTCATGGCAATCTCCTGCACAACTCAGTGCTAATCCATAAGTGTTTCGAACATACGCCTGACAGTCGAGGGGTAATTTGGCTGCCGCCCTATCACGATATGGGGTTAATTGGTGGAGTGCTACAGCCTCTCTACGGCGGTTTTCCCGTCGCGCTGATGTCGCCAGTAGATTTTCTCCAGCAGCCGTTGCGCTGGCTGCAAGCGATTTCCCGCTACCGGGGAACTACCAGCGGCGGACCCAATTTTGCCTACGAACTTGCTTGTAGCAAGATTACTCCCGAACAGAAGGCAAGTCTCGACTTAAGTAGCTGGGAAGTTGCCTTTACGGGCGCCGAACCCGTACGAGCGGAAACCATAGAGCGATTTGCTGCTACATTTGAGCCATGCGGCTTCCGAAAAGAAGCTTTTTATCCCTGCTACGGGATGGCAGAGACGACCTTGATTGTCTCTGGAGGATTGAAAGCAGCAACTCCCGTCGTGCAGCAGGTGGAGGGAGGGGCACTCGAACAGAATCGGGTAATAGCGGCGCGGGGCGAGGAAGGCAGCCGCAAACTCGTAGGCTGTGGTAAGAGTTTAGTAGACGGGAAGATTGCGATCGTCGATCCCAAGTCCTTAACTTTGCTGCCAGATAATCAAGTCGGAGAGATCTGGGTGGCAAGTCCCAGCGTTGCTCAGGGCTATTGGGAGCGCCCTGAAGAGACAAAGGCAACTTTCAATGCTTACCTTGCCGACACGGGGGAAGGTCCGTTCCTACGCACGGGAGATTTGGGATTTCTGCAAGAAGGCGAGTTATTTATTGCCGGGAGAATCAAAGACGCGATTATTATTCGCGGGCAAAACCACTATCCCCAGGACATCGAACTGACAGTAGAAAAAAGCCATCCGGCACTGCGACCTAACTGTGGGGCTGCTTTCGCGGTAGAAGTCAATGGTTCGGAACGCCTCGTAATCGTTCAGGAAGTCAAGCGGAGTTATCTGCGCAAGCTGAACGTCAAAGAGGTGGTCGAGAGTATTCGTCGAGCCGTAACAGCCGAGCATAATCTCCAAGTTTATGCAACAGTTTTGGTGAAAACGGAAAGCATCCCTAAAACATCCAGTGGCAAGATTCAGCGCCATGCTTGTCGCGCTGGTTTTCTCGCTGGCACTTTGAACGTTGTCGAAGACTGGAGCGAGAATCCAAAAAGCAAGGTGAAGTTCCTGCAACTGCAAGCGGACGTCGAATCCATTTTAGAAAAGCTGCAAGCTGTCAAACGGGTGTCAAACTAA
- a CDS encoding TetR/AcrR family transcriptional regulator: MPRTSKREESRRTSRREALTRSIDKAEQILQGALPEFLKHGYACTSMDKVAQAAGVSKQTLYSYFSDKEGLFTALVKRMACQKFKLVWSQPLEGKPEIVLRELAYRLLGEVDDPDYLCFLRLIVAESGTRPDLAQLFLSNIAQPALKILTRYFQEHPEINLPDSEATARIFVGAIVHFILTQEMLHGKEIMPMEKERLVDSLIYAIAR; the protein is encoded by the coding sequence ATGCCTAGAACCAGCAAAAGAGAAGAGTCGCGACGCACAAGTCGCCGCGAAGCACTGACTCGTTCTATAGACAAAGCGGAACAAATTTTACAAGGAGCGCTACCCGAATTTCTCAAGCACGGCTATGCCTGCACTAGCATGGATAAAGTGGCTCAAGCGGCAGGAGTTTCCAAACAAACTCTCTACAGTTACTTTTCAGATAAAGAAGGGCTTTTCACGGCTTTAGTCAAACGCATGGCGTGCCAAAAATTTAAGTTGGTTTGGTCGCAGCCATTAGAGGGAAAACCGGAAATCGTTTTGCGAGAATTGGCGTATCGATTGCTAGGAGAAGTTGACGATCCAGATTACTTGTGCTTTTTGAGGTTGATTGTGGCAGAGTCGGGAACGCGACCCGACCTAGCACAGTTATTTTTGAGCAATATCGCTCAACCCGCGCTGAAAATTCTGACGCGATATTTTCAGGAACACCCAGAAATTAACCTGCCCGACTCAGAAGCGACGGCGCGAATCTTTGTGGGAGCCATAGTTCACTTTATCCTTACTCAAGAGATGCTGCACGGTAAAGAGATCATGCCAATGGAAAAGGAGCGTTTGGTTGATAGCTTGATTTACGCGATCGCGAGGTGA
- a CDS encoding NAD(P)/FAD-dependent oxidoreductase, protein MTNRIPKFDVAVVGAGLAGLVCAKQLQQADLKVVILEKSRGVGGRVDTRRFYDTCVDRGLPYLEIQGEQTQQLIDRLCEQKIVRPWRGTAYELHPQNDWQLSPPANRYIAPQGMSAIAKFLATDLEIWRQCRVKTIVPEGKTWLLTSEAAENFPSAIAAKAVVVAIPAPQALALLESLTSTNRLLGVLDKIASVRFDPCIAVTASYRDDLKPSWQAVKIIDHPDLAWVGWDSSKRESSKQTILIIHSTARFAQTYLDVSDLQPAIKQLCDRAAQLLLPWLDSPEWCQVHRWRYSFPRRFLEMPYLATTSTLPLICCGDWCGGNRVESALNSGLASAGEVLRHL, encoded by the coding sequence ATGACTAATCGAATACCTAAATTTGATGTTGCCGTTGTTGGTGCGGGTTTGGCTGGTTTAGTTTGTGCCAAACAACTACAGCAAGCCGACTTAAAAGTCGTAATTTTAGAAAAGTCTCGCGGTGTCGGAGGACGAGTAGACACGCGGCGTTTCTACGATACCTGCGTCGATCGCGGGCTACCCTATCTAGAAATTCAAGGCGAGCAGACTCAGCAATTAATCGATCGATTGTGCGAGCAAAAAATCGTTCGACCCTGGAGGGGTACAGCTTACGAATTGCATCCTCAAAACGATTGGCAGTTATCCCCGCCCGCTAATCGTTACATTGCCCCCCAGGGCATGAGTGCGATCGCGAAATTCCTCGCCACCGATTTAGAGATTTGGCGACAATGCCGCGTGAAAACGATTGTCCCTGAAGGTAAAACCTGGTTGCTGACTAGCGAGGCAGCCGAAAATTTTCCCAGCGCGATCGCGGCTAAAGCAGTTGTTGTAGCGATTCCCGCTCCTCAAGCGTTGGCATTGCTAGAATCTCTTACCTCTACCAATCGCCTGTTAGGGGTTCTCGATAAAATAGCTTCTGTCCGGTTCGATCCTTGTATTGCAGTTACGGCTAGCTACCGAGACGACCTAAAACCCTCGTGGCAAGCGGTCAAAATTATCGACCATCCCGATCTGGCTTGGGTCGGTTGGGATAGCAGCAAGCGCGAATCTTCCAAGCAGACCATCTTAATTATCCACAGCACAGCTCGATTTGCCCAAACCTATCTCGATGTCAGCGACTTACAACCTGCGATCAAACAACTGTGCGATCGCGCGGCTCAACTCTTGCTTCCTTGGCTAGATAGTCCCGAATGGTGTCAGGTACATCGGTGGCGATACTCTTTTCCGCGTCGTTTTCTGGAAATGCCCTATTTAGCAACAACTTCGACTCTACCCCTAATTTGCTGTGGGGATTGGTGCGGAGGGAACCGAGTTGAGAGTGCCTTAAACTCCGGTCTTGCTTCGGCTGGGGAAGTACTTAGGCATCTCTAG
- a CDS encoding YaaW family protein translates to MDELRSALELATEDELQQLTQILFCRKFNPLDYLQTPDPIEIQSQDWETWIDSIEKRFRYLAADGFTVLRGKTKQFSYRQALVRVCHYLKIPYSKRMATTDIEAEIFLHLIGKAWKRLPALEQKSLMTRIQRSLAKSNTPEPLLVQLKQDSLDIILKGSSAIAVNSFLKPLILKQIAQQFAVHFATYQAATSALVRGGTAVAAQIQNRVVLQAAERGMAMSAARYGAVRTVFAFVGPVLWGWFIADLGWKAIATNYGRIIPVIFALAQIRLTRTECWEPA, encoded by the coding sequence TTGGACGAACTTAGATCGGCGCTGGAATTAGCAACAGAAGACGAGTTACAACAACTAACGCAAATTTTATTTTGTCGTAAATTCAACCCGCTCGATTATTTGCAAACTCCCGACCCCATAGAAATACAAAGCCAAGATTGGGAAACTTGGATAGATTCGATCGAAAAGCGATTTCGCTACCTAGCTGCGGACGGTTTTACAGTCTTAAGGGGAAAAACTAAGCAATTTAGTTATCGCCAAGCGTTAGTTCGCGTTTGCCATTACCTGAAAATTCCTTACTCGAAGCGAATGGCAACCACCGATATCGAAGCGGAAATTTTTCTGCACTTGATCGGCAAAGCCTGGAAACGCTTGCCCGCTTTGGAACAGAAATCCTTAATGACAAGGATACAGCGATCGCTTGCCAAATCCAATACCCCAGAACCTTTACTCGTTCAACTAAAACAAGATTCTCTCGACATCATCCTCAAAGGCAGCAGCGCAATAGCCGTCAATTCTTTCCTCAAACCCTTGATCCTCAAACAAATTGCCCAGCAGTTTGCCGTTCACTTTGCTACCTACCAAGCAGCCACATCGGCACTCGTTCGAGGCGGAACGGCTGTCGCTGCCCAGATTCAGAACCGGGTAGTTCTCCAAGCAGCCGAGCGAGGCATGGCAATGAGTGCCGCTCGCTATGGGGCAGTTCGCACCGTATTTGCTTTTGTGGGACCCGTTCTCTGGGGCTGGTTTATAGCCGATCTCGGTTGGAAAGCGATCGCAACTAACTACGGACGCATCATCCCTGTTATTTTTGCTTTAGCACAAATTCGCCTCACCCGGACCGAGTGTTGGGAACCCGCCTGA
- a CDS encoding O-antigen ligase translates to MPTQQSLIPNLQPTWAWECARISALVFPWFPALGAGGLAIASIGLWKQQYRRLVQIPFIWGLLLLSLWLIFSSCFAVNRQEAFLGLANFLPFMALVAAFSFAIQKPSQLRQLAWLLVIPSFPIVILGLGQLFASWNSPPFLAQILGWELVPGGEPPGRMSSVFMYANILAAYLVIVFILGLGLWIDTYQAWRWDLKQRDRIWMLGWLGLVVISDSMGLILTQSRNAWALAFLACLAFALYLGWRWLVGGVAAAASSVLWSSWGPSPSREWLRQIVPAYFWARLSDEMYPDRPLATLRSTQWQFAWDMMAQRPWMGWGLRNFTPLYEAKMGLWLGHPHNLFLMLLAEIGIPGTLLLSGLVGWVIFEALRLIKNWSAVSSKEVKLCRHSDRLILFTYLVAFGSCVLFNMFDVTVFDLRVNTIGWLLLSAISGIAIASRDRVLSGFRHRESSLS, encoded by the coding sequence TTGCCCACTCAGCAATCGCTAATCCCCAATCTCCAACCAACATGGGCTTGGGAATGTGCCCGGATAAGCGCACTGGTTTTTCCTTGGTTTCCAGCTTTGGGAGCCGGGGGTCTAGCGATCGCCTCTATCGGTCTTTGGAAGCAGCAATACCGCCGCCTGGTTCAAATTCCTTTTATTTGGGGACTTCTGCTGCTGAGCCTTTGGTTGATTTTTTCGTCCTGCTTCGCCGTCAATCGCCAGGAAGCTTTTCTCGGCTTAGCAAATTTTTTGCCTTTCATGGCTCTAGTTGCGGCTTTTTCTTTTGCGATCCAAAAACCATCACAACTGCGTCAGCTAGCCTGGTTGCTAGTTATTCCCTCATTTCCTATCGTTATTTTGGGCTTGGGACAGTTATTCGCGTCCTGGAACAGTCCCCCGTTTCTCGCCCAGATTCTGGGATGGGAGTTGGTTCCTGGAGGCGAACCACCGGGCAGAATGTCGTCGGTGTTTATGTATGCCAACATCCTTGCTGCCTATCTGGTTATCGTTTTTATTCTCGGACTGGGGTTGTGGATCGATACTTACCAAGCTTGGCGATGGGATTTGAAGCAGCGCGATCGCATCTGGATGTTAGGATGGTTGGGTTTGGTTGTCATTAGCGATAGCATGGGGCTAATTTTAACCCAGTCTCGCAACGCTTGGGCATTAGCCTTTTTAGCTTGTCTTGCTTTTGCGCTTTATTTGGGTTGGCGTTGGCTCGTCGGGGGGGTGGCAGCTGCGGCAAGTAGCGTTTTGTGGTCATCGTGGGGACCTTCTCCCAGTCGCGAGTGGTTGCGTCAGATCGTTCCCGCCTATTTTTGGGCGCGTCTTTCTGATGAAATGTATCCCGATCGCCCCTTAGCCACTTTAAGATCGACCCAATGGCAGTTTGCGTGGGATATGATGGCTCAACGTCCCTGGATGGGTTGGGGGCTGCGCAATTTTACCCCTCTCTACGAGGCAAAAATGGGTTTGTGGTTGGGACATCCTCACAATCTATTTCTGATGCTATTGGCTGAAATTGGCATTCCAGGAACGCTTTTATTATCTGGATTAGTCGGTTGGGTGATTTTTGAGGCGCTAAGACTCATAAAAAATTGGTCGGCGGTTTCGTCGAAAGAAGTTAAACTTTGCAGACACAGCGATCGGTTAATTTTGTTTACTTATTTGGTTGCTTTTGGTAGTTGTGTTTTATTTAACATGTTTGACGTGACTGTCTTCGATCTGCGAGTCAATACGATCGGTTGGTTGCTTCTATCGGCAATTTCTGGCATCGCAATCGCGTCTCGCGATCGCGTTTTGTCAGGTTTTCGCCATCGTGAATCGAGCCTTTCTTGA
- a CDS encoding pentapeptide repeat-containing protein, which yields MDIKELLSRYAAGQRSFRNLNLIAVNLRNTNLKGADLSGADLRGANLTRTNLSHTNLTNANLQGANLTEANLSYVDLSDVNLSRANLTRTNLSHTNLTNASLQGANLTEANLSQANLSHVELSDVDLSRANLHRAIATDGGSSSWRFQ from the coding sequence ATGGATATTAAAGAACTTTTAAGCCGATATGCAGCAGGGCAGAGGAGTTTTAGAAATCTAAACCTGATTGCGGTAAATCTGAGAAATACGAACCTCAAAGGGGCAGATCTCAGTGGTGCAGATCTTAGGGGTGCCAACCTGACGAGGACGAATTTAAGCCATACAAATCTCACCAATGCAAACCTTCAGGGAGCAAATTTAACTGAAGCCAACCTGAGTTATGTAGACTTGAGTGATGTAAATCTTAGCCGTGCCAATTTAACGAGGACGAATTTAAGCCATACAAATCTCACCAATGCAAGCCTTCAGGGAGCAAATTTAACTGAAGCTAACCTGAGTCAGGCAAACCTGAGTCATGTAGAACTTAGTGATGTGGATCTCAGCCGTGCCAACTTGCATAGGGCGATCGCGACGGATGGGGGAAGTTCCAGTTGGAGATTTCAATAA
- the dnaB gene encoding replicative DNA helicase — MTEFFPQISNNSLPPQNIEAEESILGGILLDPEAIGRVVDVLLPEAFYVKAHQDIYEAALKLHAQGKPTDLMTVTSWLQDCHLLERVGGTMKLVQLLDRTVSAVNIDRYAALVMDKYLRRQLISAGHEIVDLGYDTATELDIVLDESEKKIFRLTQKRPQEGLIPIGDTLVQTLNDIEKLHQKVAQPGIPCGFYDLDAMTSGFQRSDLIIIAGRPSMGKTSFALNIAHNVAKQNLPVAIFSLEMSKEQLALRLLASEAGIESNKLRSGRLSQKELEPLFEALGTLSSLPIFIDDTANATVMQMRSQVRRLQTEHKGEIGLVLIDYLQLMEGSGSDNRVQELSRITRSLKGLAREVQTPVIALSQLSRAVESRTNKRPMMSDLRESGSIEQDADLIIMLYRDEYYHPDTPDRGISEVIVTKHRNGPTGTVKLLFQPELTKFLNLQRKQPY; from the coding sequence ATGACAGAATTTTTTCCTCAGATTTCTAACAACTCTCTTCCCCCTCAAAATATAGAGGCTGAGGAATCTATTCTAGGCGGAATTTTACTCGATCCAGAAGCGATCGGACGGGTTGTCGATGTGCTTTTGCCAGAAGCTTTCTATGTAAAAGCACATCAGGATATTTATGAAGCTGCCCTGAAGCTTCACGCGCAGGGCAAACCGACGGATTTAATGACAGTTACCAGTTGGCTGCAAGACTGCCACCTGCTAGAGCGAGTCGGCGGGACGATGAAATTAGTTCAGTTACTAGATCGTACTGTATCGGCTGTCAATATCGATCGCTATGCGGCATTGGTAATGGATAAATACCTGCGCCGTCAATTGATTTCAGCAGGACACGAAATCGTCGATTTGGGTTACGATACGGCAACCGAATTAGATATCGTTTTAGATGAATCAGAGAAGAAAATTTTTCGCCTGACTCAAAAGCGTCCTCAAGAAGGTTTGATCCCTATTGGCGATACTTTAGTTCAAACCTTGAACGATATTGAAAAACTGCATCAAAAAGTTGCTCAGCCGGGAATTCCTTGCGGTTTTTACGATTTGGATGCTATGACTAGCGGTTTTCAGCGTTCCGATCTTATTATTATTGCTGGAAGACCGTCAATGGGGAAAACCAGCTTTGCTCTTAATATCGCTCATAATGTTGCCAAACAAAATCTTCCAGTTGCTATCTTTAGCTTAGAAATGTCTAAAGAACAGCTAGCCTTAAGATTGCTAGCTAGCGAAGCAGGAATTGAAAGTAATAAATTGCGATCGGGGCGACTTTCTCAGAAAGAATTAGAACCTTTATTTGAAGCTTTAGGAACGCTTTCTAGTCTACCCATTTTTATCGATGATACTGCCAATGCGACAGTCATGCAAATGCGATCGCAAGTCCGTCGCCTGCAAACAGAACATAAAGGAGAAATAGGATTAGTTTTAATCGATTACCTCCAATTAATGGAAGGAAGCGGCAGCGATAATCGCGTACAAGAATTGTCGAGAATTACCCGTTCTCTCAAAGGATTGGCACGGGAAGTTCAGACGCCTGTTATTGCTTTATCCCAACTCAGTCGCGCCGTCGAATCGCGAACTAATAAGCGTCCGATGATGTCAGATTTAAGAGAATCGGGTTCGATCGAACAAGATGCAGATTTAATTATTATGTTGTATCGCGATGAATATTATCATCCAGACACCCCCGATCGCGGCATATCAGAAGTTATCGTTACCAAACATAGAAATGGGCCTACAGGCACTGTCAAACTGTTATTCCAGCCCGAATTAACTAAGTTTCTTAACTTACAAAGAAAACAACCTTATTAA
- a CDS encoding glycosyltransferase family 39 protein, whose product MKKNWLVWKRRQTSLTHQRWFQLLLAILLIIGIFFHFFNLDKKLYWHDEAYTSMRAAGYTRTELDRDLFPDSLLSVEDLQKAQQIKPGSTFKDTINSLVIEDPQHPPLYFLMARFWMQSFGSSLTASRTLPVLISLLSLPLIYLLSLELFSSKLAAILATIFLALSPCDILFAQTARQYSLLTLTVIASSLVLLKALKISNWKTWSLYTVVCTVGFYTHPFFILTLIGHTVFLLGVWLFDKLEIKKILSFGLAIAATAILYSPWIFVLTTNYQRALNTTDWARLRVELSYLIKLWTLSFTSLFVDLDFGFDNIQTYAIRFPFVLLILFSAYAVCRQTKQSTWLFIITAIFVPFLLLALPDLISGGKRSAVTRYLLPSFPGVQLAVGYLMARLLIKGKQFWRIIFAAIMSVTIYSCTLNALADTSWSKDLSFHNWEVARTINASSSPLLISDRGDDWTNLGDLLSLGYILDSDVRLALFSYPTNPEKVREILAENQSEVFVFRPSTKLFSAIEKAGGKLETVSVQGRLLKLSSQS is encoded by the coding sequence ATGAAAAAAAATTGGTTGGTTTGGAAAAGAAGACAAACTTCTCTCACTCATCAAAGATGGTTTCAATTGCTACTAGCTATCCTCTTAATTATTGGGATTTTTTTTCACTTCTTCAATCTCGATAAAAAACTCTATTGGCACGATGAAGCCTATACTTCTATGCGAGCAGCTGGCTATACTCGTACAGAACTCGATCGCGATCTATTTCCAGATAGTTTACTTTCAGTTGAGGACTTACAAAAAGCTCAGCAAATTAAGCCAGGAAGTACATTTAAAGATACAATTAACTCTCTTGTCATAGAAGATCCGCAGCATCCACCTTTGTATTTTTTAATGGCTCGTTTTTGGATGCAAAGCTTCGGCAGTTCTCTGACAGCATCGCGAACTTTACCCGTATTGATTAGTCTTTTATCATTACCATTAATCTATCTTTTATCCCTAGAATTATTTTCTTCAAAACTAGCTGCCATACTCGCGACAATTTTTTTAGCTCTCTCTCCTTGCGATATTCTTTTTGCTCAAACGGCGCGACAATATAGTTTACTAACATTGACAGTAATTGCTAGTAGTTTAGTGCTTTTAAAAGCCTTAAAAATTTCTAACTGGAAAACTTGGAGTCTCTATACTGTAGTCTGTACGGTTGGATTTTATACCCATCCCTTTTTTATTTTGACGCTAATCGGTCATACCGTCTTTCTTCTTGGTGTTTGGTTATTTGATAAGTTAGAAATCAAAAAAATCTTATCATTTGGATTGGCGATCGCTGCTACGGCTATTCTTTATAGTCCTTGGATATTTGTCCTTACTACTAACTATCAACGTGCCTTAAATACGACTGACTGGGCGCGTTTGAGGGTCGAGTTATCTTATTTAATTAAACTCTGGACTTTGAGTTTTACTTCTCTATTTGTCGATCTAGATTTTGGCTTTGATAATATCCAAACTTACGCCATAAGATTTCCGTTTGTTTTACTTATTCTTTTCTCTGCTTATGCTGTCTGTCGCCAAACAAAGCAATCGACTTGGCTATTTATTATTACAGCAATTTTTGTTCCTTTCTTGTTACTCGCACTGCCAGATTTAATCTCAGGAGGAAAGCGCTCCGCCGTAACTCGCTATCTCCTTCCTAGCTTTCCAGGCGTGCAATTAGCTGTCGGTTATTTAATGGCTCGATTACTTATCAAAGGAAAACAATTTTGGCGAATAATTTTTGCGGCGATAATGTCAGTTACTATTTATTCCTGTACGCTTAATGCTTTAGCCGATACTTCTTGGAGCAAAGATTTGAGCTTTCATAATTGGGAAGTTGCTAGAACAATCAATGCGAGTTCGTCACCCTTACTAATTAGCGATCGCGGCGACGATTGGACTAATCTTGGCGACTTACTTTCTTTAGGTTATATACTCGATTCCGACGTTCGCCTCGCATTGTTTAGTTATCCGACTAATCCAGAAAAAGTTCGGGAAATCTTGGCAGAAAATCAATCTGAAGTATTTGTTTTTCGTCCGAGTACAAAACTATTTTCTGCTATAGAAAAAGCGGGAGGTAAACTCGAAACTGTTTCAGTGCAAGGTAGGCTTTTGAAGCTTAGTTCTCAATCTTAA